Proteins found in one Methanospirillum hungatei JF-1 genomic segment:
- a CDS encoding ATP-binding protein produces MDPFSHHNLETVLINQIQRFKNSSPGIQRRIDFSQYVNHPQIIVITGVRRCGKSTLLRQIADYFSSYLYVNLDDERFAGMGIHHLTEIMTIFEENNPGVRTIFLDEIQNIPEWERFVRRIHDDGYQIFLTGSNAQLLSSELGTRLTGRYVTISLWPFRFDEYCNGLGVTEFPRGSQAEAEVQRLCVKYLEEGGFPGFLQYKDPEILHQIFEGIIYRDIIVRYGIREILPFRELCRYLYSNLTREASYQSLAKSIGVKNAMTIRSWIGYLQDSFLISECFRFDYTLRRQHAYQKKMYGVDTGLRNTVSFRFSGDTGLLFEQAVWMEYSSRGHELFWFKADGECDFLTFNQGKITTCIQACTELTVENQEREISGLLEAMKETQCDNGIILTMRQYQDMIIDGTPIKIRPFWNEVLSKSQLIRKSTW; encoded by the coding sequence ATGGATCCGTTCTCACATCACAATCTTGAAACCGTCCTGATCAACCAGATTCAGCGGTTTAAAAATTCAAGCCCGGGAATACAAAGAAGAATTGACTTTTCACAGTATGTGAACCACCCTCAAATAATTGTAATTACCGGGGTTCGAAGATGTGGGAAATCCACCCTATTGAGACAAATCGCGGACTATTTTTCTTCGTATTTGTATGTTAACCTGGATGATGAAAGATTTGCAGGGATGGGAATTCATCATCTTACTGAAATAATGACAATATTTGAAGAGAATAATCCAGGTGTTCGAACCATTTTCCTTGATGAAATTCAAAACATTCCAGAATGGGAGAGGTTTGTCAGGAGGATTCATGATGACGGATATCAGATTTTTCTTACCGGATCGAATGCGCAACTCCTGAGTTCAGAACTTGGAACCCGCCTTACTGGCAGATATGTTACCATATCACTCTGGCCATTCAGATTTGATGAATATTGTAATGGTTTGGGTGTGACGGAATTTCCACGAGGATCACAGGCTGAAGCAGAAGTTCAACGATTATGTGTAAAATATCTGGAAGAGGGGGGATTTCCTGGTTTTCTGCAATATAAGGATCCGGAGATATTACATCAGATTTTTGAAGGCATTATCTATCGTGACATAATCGTCCGGTATGGAATTCGCGAAATTCTTCCCTTTCGTGAATTGTGCAGATACCTCTATTCTAATCTGACTCGAGAGGCTTCATATCAATCTCTGGCAAAATCTATTGGCGTAAAAAATGCGATGACTATCCGGTCATGGATTGGATATCTTCAGGACTCCTTTCTCATATCTGAATGCTTTAGGTTTGATTATACACTCCGTCGTCAGCATGCATATCAGAAAAAGATGTATGGGGTTGATACCGGCCTTCGAAACACTGTATCATTCAGATTTTCAGGAGATACCGGATTGTTGTTTGAACAGGCGGTGTGGATGGAATATTCAAGCCGTGGGCATGAACTGTTCTGGTTTAAAGCGGACGGGGAATGTGATTTCTTAACTTTTAACCAGGGGAAGATCACCACCTGTATTCAGGCATGTACTGAATTGACCGTGGAAAACCAGGAAAGGGAGATATCCGGATTGCTGGAAGCCATGAAAGAGACGCAATGTGATAATGGAATTATTCTGACAATGCGACAATATCAGGACATGATTATCGATGGAACTCCGATAAAGATCCGCCCGTTTTGGAATGAAGTTCTATCTAAAAGCCAGTTAATACGAAAGTCAACGTGGTAA
- a CDS encoding type 1 glutamine amidotransferase family protein: MTTSKSVFLFLCPGMADWEPAYTISLLSDQYTDIPKNNSYPVRTFGVTQEPVRSVGGLTLVPDFSVDNVNIDDVAMVILPGSIYYEKEDPDQLASLISRCTQAQIPVAAICGGTLFLARHGFLDDVRHTSAGNEWLKAHAPQYQGEQYYTPSPSISDKGIITANPLGFLEFAAHIFLELDVFPSAFIDQLVSMTKGGYFDADALNGAE, encoded by the coding sequence ATGACAACATCAAAAAGTGTTTTTCTCTTTCTTTGTCCCGGTATGGCAGACTGGGAACCTGCGTATACAATATCATTGCTGTCAGATCAGTATACCGACATCCCCAAAAACAATAGTTACCCGGTTCGCACCTTTGGAGTAACACAAGAGCCGGTGCGGTCCGTTGGGGGACTGACCCTTGTTCCGGATTTTTCAGTTGATAACGTGAACATTGATGATGTTGCCATGGTAATCCTTCCCGGTTCAATATATTATGAGAAGGAGGATCCTGATCAGCTGGCATCCCTTATATCCCGGTGTACTCAGGCACAGATCCCGGTGGCAGCCATCTGTGGGGGGACCTTATTTCTTGCCAGGCATGGTTTTCTTGATGACGTACGGCATACAAGTGCAGGAAACGAGTGGCTGAAGGCCCATGCACCACAATACCAGGGCGAACAGTACTACACTCCCTCACCGTCCATCTCTGACAAGGGCATTATAACTGCCAACCCGCTGGGATTTCTAGAATTTGCTGCACATATCTTTCTTGAACTTGATGTTTTCCCGTCTGCTTTTATAGATCAGCTGGTTTCCATGACAAAAGGAGGGTATTTTGATGCAGATGCCCTTAATGGAGCTGAGTAA
- a CDS encoding FeoA family protein, with product MSTVTVEQLLPGTSGIISSIQGEPAIRRRLMEMGVLPGSEITLMKWAPLGDPAECNIRGYKLSLRRAEAALITVEPKKGK from the coding sequence ATGTCCACGGTTACTGTTGAACAACTCCTCCCTGGCACATCAGGAATTATTTCATCAATCCAGGGAGAACCGGCTATTCGCCGAAGATTAATGGAAATGGGCGTTCTGCCAGGTTCTGAAATTACTCTAATGAAATGGGCACCGCTTGGAGATCCTGCCGAATGCAACATTCGTGGGTACAAGCTCTCCCTCCGAAGGGCAGAAGCGGCCTTGATAACCGTTGAACCAAAGAAGGGGAAGTGA
- a CDS encoding FeoA family protein, which translates to MVPLSLTKSGEKVIVRSICGTGHLAKTLGQLGIIIGIELTIIQKAKESVIVRIGESRYALGAGAASMVLVEPL; encoded by the coding sequence ATGGTTCCTCTTAGCCTTACAAAGAGCGGTGAAAAGGTTATAGTCAGGTCAATCTGTGGGACCGGCCACCTGGCAAAAACTTTGGGCCAACTCGGAATCATTATCGGAATCGAACTTACGATCATTCAAAAAGCAAAAGAATCGGTAATTGTCCGGATAGGAGAGAGCAGATACGCTCTTGGAGCCGGAGCGGCCAGTATGGTTCTCGTTGAACCACTTTAA